Proteins encoded within one genomic window of Amorphoplanes friuliensis DSM 7358:
- the gltB gene encoding glutamate synthase large subunit, producing MTIGGPVALPHPQGLYDPAQERDACGVAFVADLYGRRSHDVVAKGLSALIRLDHRGARGAEYNTGDGAGIMIQVPDAFLRDVAGFDLPPAGSYATGLVFLPNDPDSAARAMAVFEKYALVEGGDILGWRDVPVNASGLGETAEAARPLIKQVFLAAHRLTGTKTGPAGEPLSGLELDRVAFCIRKQAERESTQRGVAAYFPSLSARTITYKGMLTPDQLPAFFPDLTDPRVQSAIALVHSRFSTNTFPSWPLAHPYRFIAHNGEINTIRGNRNWMAAREALLASPNVPGNIKRLFPICTPEASDSANFDAVLELLHLSGRSLPHAVLMMIPEAWENDPSMDPARRSFYKFHASLMEPWDGPASVAFTDGAMIGAVLDRNGLRPGRWWHTSDGLVVLGSEAGVLDLDPATVVAKGRLQPGRMFLVDTEAGRIVHDDEIKAELAAAEPYDEWLHAGLIDLQDLPPREHVIYTHDSVMRRQQVFGYSEEELKILVAPMARLGAEPLGSMGTDTPISPLSTRPRLLFDYFHQLFAQVTNPPLDAIREELVTSLSMTIGPEGNLLDPGPASCRQIVVPYPILDNDELAKLLSIDEDGDLPGFKAVRVSGLYPLRDGAAGIKARLTQICRHVSEAIEDGVRILVLSDRDSNADLAPIPSLLLTAAVHQHLVREQTRTQVALVVESGDCREVHHAAVLIGYGAAAVNPYLAFESVDDLIATGPLAGMESKKAVRNYVKALGKGVLKIMSKMGISTVSSYCGAQVFEAVGLDNRLLQRYFAGTSGRIGGSGLAEIHAEVAARHAKAYPKNPAERSHRRLEVGGEYQWRREGEVHLFNPETVFLLQHATRSKQYDVFKQYTEKVDGLAEAAGSLRGLFRFKDREPVPLDEVEPASEIVKRFATGAMSYGSISAESHETLAIAMNRLGGKSNTGEGGEDVERLYDPQRRSSVKQIASGRFGVTSEYLVNADDLQIKMAQGAKPGEGGQLPGNKVWPWIAKTRHATPGVGLISPPPHHDIYSIEDLAQLVHDLKNVNPASRVHVKLVSEIGVGTVAAGVAKLKADVILISGHDGGTGASPLNSLKHAGSPWELGLAEAQQTLLLNKLRDRVTVQVDGQLKTGRDVIIAALLGAEEFGFATAPLIVSGCIMMRVCHLDTCPVGIATQNPVLRERFTGKPEFVENFFLFLAEEVRGYLAELGFRTIDEAIGHAEILDIAPAVHHWKAKGLDLSPVLFVPELPEGAARRGIVAQDHGLEKSLDNELLALAAPALAEGTEVRAEVAVRNDHRSVGAMLGGEVTRRYGGNGLPDDTIAFTLRGTGGQSFGAFLPRGVTLRLIGDTNDYVAKGLSGGRVIVRPADEAPFVAEDNIIAGNTILYGATGGEVFLRGRAGERFAVRNSGAAAVVEGVGDHGCEYMTGGTVVVLGTVGRNFAAGMSGGTAFIHNLEAGRVNPELVDLTPLNDEEQEQLHVLVQKHFEETGSAVAERLLKDWQTAVGEFTAVVPRDYKRVMELIRTAEAAGRNIDEAVMGVTRA from the coding sequence GTGACGATCGGAGGCCCGGTGGCTCTTCCGCACCCTCAGGGGTTGTACGACCCGGCTCAGGAGCGCGACGCGTGTGGCGTGGCGTTCGTCGCCGACCTTTACGGCCGGCGCTCCCACGACGTGGTCGCCAAGGGCCTGTCGGCGCTGATCCGGCTCGATCACCGTGGCGCCCGCGGCGCCGAGTACAACACGGGCGACGGCGCCGGCATCATGATCCAGGTCCCCGACGCGTTCCTGCGCGACGTGGCCGGTTTTGACCTGCCGCCCGCCGGCTCGTACGCGACGGGTCTGGTCTTCCTGCCCAACGACCCGGACTCCGCGGCCCGCGCGATGGCCGTCTTCGAGAAGTACGCCCTGGTCGAGGGTGGCGACATCCTCGGCTGGCGTGACGTGCCCGTGAACGCGTCCGGGCTGGGTGAGACCGCCGAGGCGGCCCGCCCCCTGATCAAGCAGGTCTTCCTGGCCGCGCACCGGCTGACCGGCACGAAAACCGGCCCGGCCGGTGAGCCGCTGTCGGGTCTCGAGCTCGACCGGGTGGCGTTCTGCATCCGCAAGCAGGCCGAGCGGGAGAGCACCCAGCGCGGCGTCGCGGCGTACTTCCCGTCGCTGTCGGCGCGCACGATCACCTACAAGGGCATGCTCACGCCCGACCAGCTGCCGGCGTTCTTCCCGGACCTGACCGATCCGCGGGTCCAGAGCGCGATCGCGCTGGTGCACTCGCGCTTCTCGACGAACACCTTCCCGTCGTGGCCGCTGGCGCACCCCTACCGGTTCATCGCCCACAACGGCGAGATCAACACGATCCGGGGCAACCGCAACTGGATGGCCGCGCGTGAGGCGCTGCTGGCCTCGCCGAACGTCCCGGGCAACATCAAGCGGCTGTTCCCGATCTGCACGCCCGAGGCGTCCGACTCGGCGAACTTCGACGCGGTCCTCGAGCTGCTGCACCTGTCCGGGCGCAGCCTGCCGCACGCCGTGCTGATGATGATCCCGGAGGCGTGGGAGAACGACCCGTCGATGGACCCGGCGCGGCGCTCGTTCTACAAGTTCCACGCCAGCCTGATGGAGCCGTGGGACGGCCCGGCCAGCGTCGCGTTCACCGACGGCGCAATGATCGGCGCGGTCCTGGACCGCAACGGCCTGCGCCCCGGCCGCTGGTGGCACACCAGCGACGGCCTGGTCGTGCTGGGCTCCGAGGCGGGTGTGCTCGACCTCGACCCGGCCACGGTCGTCGCGAAGGGCCGGCTGCAGCCGGGCCGGATGTTCCTGGTCGACACCGAGGCCGGCCGGATCGTGCACGACGACGAGATCAAGGCCGAGCTGGCCGCCGCGGAGCCGTACGACGAGTGGCTCCACGCCGGGCTGATCGACCTGCAGGACCTCCCGCCGCGTGAGCACGTCATCTACACCCACGACTCGGTCATGCGCCGCCAGCAGGTCTTCGGCTACTCCGAGGAGGAGCTGAAGATCCTCGTGGCGCCGATGGCCCGCCTGGGCGCGGAGCCGCTGGGGTCGATGGGCACCGACACGCCGATCTCGCCGCTGTCTACCCGCCCGCGGCTGCTGTTCGACTACTTCCACCAGCTGTTCGCCCAGGTCACCAACCCGCCGCTGGACGCCATCCGCGAGGAGCTGGTGACCAGCCTGTCGATGACCATCGGCCCCGAGGGCAACCTGCTCGACCCAGGTCCGGCGAGCTGCCGGCAGATCGTCGTGCCCTACCCGATCCTCGACAACGACGAGCTGGCCAAACTGCTCTCGATCGACGAGGACGGTGACCTGCCCGGTTTCAAGGCCGTGCGCGTCTCGGGTCTCTACCCGCTGCGCGACGGTGCTGCCGGCATCAAGGCCCGCCTGACGCAGATCTGCCGCCACGTCTCCGAGGCGATCGAGGACGGCGTCCGGATCCTGGTCCTGTCGGACCGCGACTCCAATGCGGACCTCGCTCCGATCCCGTCGCTCCTGCTCACCGCGGCCGTCCACCAGCACCTGGTACGCGAGCAGACCCGTACCCAGGTCGCCCTGGTCGTGGAGAGCGGCGACTGCCGTGAGGTGCACCACGCGGCCGTGCTGATCGGGTACGGCGCCGCGGCGGTCAACCCGTACCTCGCGTTCGAGAGTGTCGACGACCTGATCGCCACCGGCCCGCTCGCGGGCATGGAGTCGAAGAAGGCCGTCCGCAACTACGTCAAGGCGCTCGGCAAGGGCGTCCTGAAGATCATGTCCAAGATGGGCATCTCGACCGTGTCGTCGTACTGCGGCGCGCAGGTGTTCGAGGCCGTCGGTCTGGACAACCGGCTGCTGCAGCGCTACTTCGCCGGCACCTCGGGGCGCATCGGCGGCTCGGGGCTGGCCGAGATCCACGCGGAGGTCGCGGCGCGGCACGCCAAGGCGTACCCGAAGAACCCGGCCGAGCGCAGCCACCGCCGCCTCGAGGTCGGCGGCGAATACCAGTGGCGCCGCGAGGGCGAGGTCCACCTGTTCAACCCGGAGACCGTCTTCCTGCTGCAGCACGCGACGCGCAGCAAGCAGTACGACGTCTTCAAGCAGTACACCGAGAAGGTCGACGGCCTGGCCGAGGCGGCCGGTTCGCTGCGCGGGCTGTTCCGCTTCAAGGACCGCGAGCCCGTCCCGCTGGACGAGGTCGAGCCCGCCTCCGAGATCGTCAAGCGGTTCGCCACCGGCGCGATGAGCTACGGCTCGATCTCGGCGGAGTCGCACGAGACGCTGGCGATCGCGATGAACCGGCTCGGCGGCAAGTCCAACACCGGTGAGGGCGGCGAGGACGTCGAGCGTCTCTACGACCCGCAGCGCCGCTCGTCGGTCAAGCAGATCGCGTCCGGCCGTTTCGGTGTGACCAGCGAATATCTGGTCAACGCCGACGACCTGCAGATCAAGATGGCGCAGGGCGCGAAGCCCGGCGAGGGTGGTCAGCTCCCCGGCAACAAGGTGTGGCCGTGGATCGCCAAGACCCGCCACGCCACCCCGGGTGTCGGCCTCATCTCGCCGCCGCCGCACCACGACATCTACTCCATCGAGGACCTGGCGCAGCTCGTCCACGACCTCAAGAACGTCAACCCCGCTTCCCGCGTACACGTCAAGCTCGTGAGTGAGATCGGGGTCGGCACCGTCGCAGCGGGCGTGGCCAAGCTGAAGGCCGACGTGATCCTGATCTCGGGTCACGACGGTGGCACGGGCGCTTCGCCGCTCAACTCCCTGAAGCACGCGGGTTCGCCGTGGGAGCTGGGTCTGGCCGAGGCCCAGCAGACGCTGCTGCTCAACAAGCTGCGTGACCGGGTCACCGTGCAGGTCGACGGTCAGCTCAAGACCGGCCGTGACGTCATCATCGCGGCGCTGCTCGGCGCCGAGGAGTTCGGCTTCGCGACCGCGCCGCTGATCGTCTCGGGCTGCATCATGATGCGGGTCTGCCACCTGGACACCTGCCCGGTCGGCATCGCCACGCAAAATCCGGTGCTGCGCGAGCGGTTCACGGGCAAGCCCGAGTTCGTGGAGAACTTCTTCCTGTTCCTCGCCGAGGAGGTCCGCGGCTACCTCGCCGAGCTGGGCTTCCGCACCATCGACGAGGCCATCGGGCACGCCGAGATCCTCGACATCGCGCCCGCGGTCCACCACTGGAAGGCCAAGGGCCTCGACCTGTCGCCGGTGCTGTTCGTGCCGGAGCTGCCCGAAGGCGCCGCCCGTCGCGGCATCGTCGCGCAGGACCACGGCCTGGAGAAGTCCCTCGACAACGAGCTCCTCGCGCTCGCCGCCCCGGCGCTCGCCGAGGGCACCGAGGTCCGCGCCGAGGTGGCCGTCCGCAACGACCACCGCAGCGTCGGCGCGATGCTCGGTGGTGAGGTCACCCGTCGTTACGGCGGCAACGGCCTGCCCGACGACACCATCGCGTTCACCCTGCGCGGCACCGGCGGCCAGTCGTTCGGCGCGTTCCTGCCGCGCGGCGTCACGCTGCGGCTGATCGGCGACACCAACGACTACGTCGCCAAGGGCCTGTCCGGCGGCCGCGTCATCGTCCGCCCCGCGGACGAAGCACCCTTCGTCGCGGAGGACAACATCATCGCGGGCAACACCATCCTGTACGGCGCCACGGGGGGCGAGGTCTTCCTCCGCGGCCGGGCCGGCGAGCGTTTTGCGGTGCGCAACTCCGGCGCCGCGGCGGTCGTCGAGGGTGTCGGCGACCACGGCTGCGAGTACATGACCGGTGGCACCGTGGTCGTGCTCGGCACCGTCGGGCGCAACTTCGCCGCCGGCATGAGCGGCGGCACCGCGTTCATCCACAACCTCGAGGCGGGCCGGGTCAACCCCGAGCTGGTCGACCTGACCCCGCTCAACGACGAGGAGCAGGAGCAGCTGCACGTGCTCGTGCAGAAGCACTTCGAGGAGACCGGCTCCGCTGTCGCGGAACGGCTGCTCAAGGACTGGCAGACGGCGGTGGGGGAGTTCACCGCGGTCGTACCGCGCGACTACAAGCGCGTGATGGAGCTGATCAGGACCGCCGAAGCCGCCGGTCGGAACATCGACGAGGCGGTTATGGGGGTCACCCGTGCCTGA
- a CDS encoding glutamate synthase subunit beta, whose translation MPDPNGFLRYERQLPKRRPVPVRIQDWREVYPPAGEELIRDQATRCMDCGIPFCHEGCPLGNRIPDWNDLVRTNAWSAAAESLHATNNFPEFTGRLCPAPCEAACVLGIADDPVTIKQVEVEIANHAFAAGLVPQPPVTLSGRSVAVVGSGPAGLAAAQQLARAGHSVTVYERDDQIGGLLRYGIPDFKLEKQRIDERLAQMAGEGVIFETGVNVGVDVTADDLRERFDAVLLTCGALAGRDTAGTPGRQLNGVHLAMEHLVPANRVAAGLQDTTPIDAQGKHVVIIGGGDTGADCLGVAHRQGAAGVIQLDQYPLPPEVRAGELHPWPTWPVILRNYPAHEEGGERVFGVAVQEFVDDGNGNVVSVRVADVMVERVDGRRTVTVQEGSERDLRADLVLLAIGFEGTEQQPLLTQFGVTRNGRGAVDADDNWQTDAEGVFVAGDMHRGASLIVWAIAEGRAAAAAIHTYLGGFGELPAPVRPSSQPLAAVR comes from the coding sequence GTGCCTGATCCGAACGGTTTCCTGCGCTACGAACGGCAGCTGCCCAAGCGCCGCCCGGTGCCGGTACGCATCCAGGACTGGCGTGAGGTCTACCCTCCCGCCGGCGAGGAGCTCATCCGCGACCAGGCGACCCGGTGCATGGACTGCGGCATCCCGTTCTGTCACGAGGGCTGCCCGCTGGGCAACCGCATCCCCGACTGGAACGACCTGGTCCGTACCAACGCCTGGTCGGCGGCGGCGGAGAGCCTGCACGCGACGAACAACTTCCCGGAGTTCACCGGGCGGCTCTGCCCGGCGCCGTGCGAGGCCGCGTGTGTGCTCGGCATCGCCGACGACCCGGTGACGATCAAGCAGGTCGAGGTGGAGATCGCGAACCACGCGTTCGCCGCCGGTCTCGTCCCGCAGCCGCCGGTCACCCTGTCCGGCCGCAGCGTCGCCGTGGTCGGCTCGGGCCCGGCCGGGCTCGCCGCCGCGCAGCAACTCGCGCGGGCCGGTCACAGCGTCACCGTCTACGAGCGTGACGACCAGATCGGCGGGCTGCTGCGCTACGGCATCCCCGACTTCAAGCTCGAGAAGCAGCGCATCGACGAGCGCCTGGCCCAGATGGCGGGCGAAGGCGTGATCTTCGAGACCGGTGTCAACGTCGGTGTCGACGTCACCGCCGACGACCTGCGCGAACGCTTCGACGCCGTGCTGCTCACCTGCGGCGCCCTCGCGGGCCGCGACACGGCCGGCACCCCCGGCCGGCAGCTCAACGGTGTGCACCTGGCCATGGAGCACCTCGTCCCGGCCAACCGCGTCGCGGCCGGTCTGCAGGACACGACACCGATCGACGCCCAGGGCAAGCACGTGGTCATCATCGGCGGCGGTGACACCGGCGCCGACTGCCTCGGTGTCGCCCACCGCCAGGGCGCCGCCGGTGTCATCCAGCTCGACCAGTACCCGCTGCCGCCCGAGGTCCGCGCCGGTGAACTCCACCCGTGGCCGACCTGGCCGGTCATCCTGCGCAACTACCCGGCCCACGAGGAGGGCGGCGAACGCGTCTTCGGCGTCGCCGTGCAGGAGTTCGTCGACGACGGCAACGGCAACGTCGTCTCGGTGCGTGTCGCCGACGTCATGGTCGAGCGCGTCGACGGCCGCCGTACGGTCACCGTCCAGGAAGGATCGGAGCGCGACCTGCGCGCCGACCTGGTGCTGCTGGCGATCGGCTTCGAGGGCACCGAGCAGCAGCCGCTGCTCACGCAGTTCGGTGTCACCCGCAACGGCCGCGGTGCGGTCGACGCCGACGACAACTGGCAGACCGACGCCGAGGGTGTCTTCGTCGCGGGTGACATGCACCGCGGCGCGTCCCTGATCGTGTGGGCGATCGCCGAGGGCCGGGCCGCGGCCGCCGCGATCCACACCTACCTGGGTGGCTTCGGCGAGCTCCCCGCCCCGGTACGCCCGTCGTCGCAGCCCCTCGCGGCTGTTCGCTGA
- a CDS encoding effector-associated constant component EACC1, translating into MSSVVTLQVEEQSHQDLSDWLRKEPLLSSARFGTTGAPPRPGEMGWPADALQIVANADLLTAVATTLGVWLGTRVRRTKIKITHKGRTIEVESGKNAEAITREILDRLDLLDELDEDRP; encoded by the coding sequence ATGAGCTCAGTGGTCACCCTGCAGGTCGAAGAGCAGTCCCACCAGGATCTTTCGGACTGGCTGCGCAAGGAACCGCTGCTCAGCAGCGCGCGCTTCGGCACGACCGGCGCGCCCCCGCGTCCGGGCGAGATGGGCTGGCCGGCGGACGCGCTGCAGATCGTGGCCAACGCCGACCTGCTCACGGCGGTGGCCACCACGCTCGGCGTCTGGCTCGGCACCCGGGTCCGCCGCACCAAGATCAAGATTACCCACAAGGGCCGGACGATCGAGGTCGAGAGCGGCAAGAACGCAGAAGCCATCACCCGCGAGATCCTCGACAGACTCGACCTACTCGACGAACTCGACGAGGACCGGCCCTAG
- a CDS encoding vWA domain-containing protein: MSRRTMIPIAAVAILLLVVLGGYKLIEKDPACAVTLHVTSSTEKDELVASLAKDYNAARRELRGGGCARVEAAGETSGRTKSALAEHWKGHKGSRPDVWLPSSSMWVDLLRQEEPDEAPATTRWASIAQSPVVVAVPRDLAAGLGWPAKRFSWAQLLEPRPGRSFYVGREDPRTSTSGLASTIAAYYAATSGELDAAKLEEPAVQAYVRRVEANVVQRGFVQDDIMNLLRDQLGIDQGQASTDAPISAIVLQEQLIHLYNTMNLEADPQRLRSGVHESPNQPLVPIYPTDGTMMLDHPYVVLPSAEEDGAVRDAADDFRAFLRADPARKLFLAAGFRDADGRAGQAMTAVTPVPANARQVGDGRTGLLIRDSPDAATIQAVLANREGLKKRAQLLMVMDESGTMDRPAASGTEVTRGRAAQDAAANSVQLLDPRDRVGLWFFHSLGNPPRTEKLPVTELGDDDGFRVALRDLKPTKDKDTALYVSVRDAHRRMVRDYRPDSINAVIVLTDGVNDYDKSRYSLDQLVRDLKASDRTRPVRVYCIAFGETAAGGKAALDRISGATGAGRARDALDPAAVEKVFGDIVRDATKG, from the coding sequence ATGTCGCGCAGGACGATGATCCCGATCGCCGCCGTCGCGATTCTGCTGCTGGTCGTCCTCGGCGGCTACAAGTTGATCGAGAAAGATCCGGCCTGTGCGGTGACGTTGCACGTGACCTCGTCGACGGAGAAGGACGAGCTCGTCGCGTCGCTCGCCAAGGACTACAACGCCGCCCGGCGCGAGTTGCGGGGTGGCGGGTGTGCGCGGGTCGAAGCGGCCGGCGAGACGTCCGGCCGGACCAAGAGCGCCCTGGCCGAGCACTGGAAAGGGCACAAGGGCAGCCGGCCCGACGTCTGGCTGCCGTCGTCGTCGATGTGGGTCGACCTGCTCCGCCAGGAGGAGCCGGACGAGGCACCGGCGACCACCCGATGGGCCAGCATCGCCCAGAGCCCGGTGGTGGTCGCGGTGCCGCGGGATCTGGCCGCCGGGCTCGGCTGGCCGGCGAAGCGCTTCAGCTGGGCGCAGCTCCTCGAGCCGCGGCCGGGGCGGAGTTTCTACGTCGGGCGAGAGGATCCCCGCACGTCGACGTCGGGGCTGGCGTCGACCATCGCCGCCTATTACGCGGCGACCTCCGGCGAGCTCGATGCGGCCAAGCTCGAGGAACCGGCGGTGCAGGCGTACGTGCGGCGGGTCGAGGCGAACGTCGTGCAGCGCGGGTTCGTGCAGGACGACATCATGAACCTGCTGCGTGATCAGCTCGGCATCGATCAGGGGCAGGCGTCGACGGATGCGCCGATCAGCGCGATCGTGCTGCAGGAGCAGCTGATCCACCTCTACAACACCATGAATCTGGAGGCCGACCCGCAGCGCCTGCGTTCCGGGGTGCACGAGTCGCCGAACCAGCCCCTCGTGCCGATCTATCCGACCGACGGCACGATGATGCTGGACCACCCGTACGTCGTGCTGCCGTCCGCCGAGGAGGACGGCGCGGTCCGTGACGCGGCCGATGATTTCCGGGCCTTCCTGCGAGCGGACCCGGCCCGGAAGCTGTTCCTGGCCGCGGGTTTCCGGGATGCCGACGGCCGGGCCGGGCAGGCGATGACGGCGGTGACACCGGTGCCCGCGAACGCGCGGCAGGTCGGTGACGGCCGGACCGGGCTGCTGATCCGGGACTCCCCCGACGCGGCGACGATCCAGGCCGTGCTCGCCAACCGCGAGGGGCTGAAGAAGCGCGCGCAGCTCCTGATGGTGATGGACGAGTCCGGCACGATGGACCGGCCGGCGGCGAGCGGCACCGAGGTGACGCGGGGCCGGGCGGCGCAGGACGCGGCGGCCAACAGCGTGCAGTTGCTGGATCCGCGCGACCGGGTCGGCCTGTGGTTCTTCCACTCCCTCGGCAACCCGCCGCGCACCGAGAAGCTGCCCGTCACCGAGCTGGGCGACGACGACGGTTTCCGTGTCGCGCTGCGTGATCTGAAGCCGACGAAGGACAAGGACACCGCGCTGTACGTGTCGGTCCGTGACGCGCACCGGCGGATGGTGCGCGACTACCGGCCGGACAGCATCAATGCGGTGATCGTGCTGACCGACGGCGTCAACGACTACGACAAGAGCAGGTACAGCCTGGATCAGCTGGTGAGGGATCTGAAGGCGAGCGACCGCACCCGCCCGGTGCGGGTCTACTGCATCGCGTTCGGCGAGACGGCCGCGGGCGGGAAGGCCGCCCTGGACCGGATCAGCGGGGCGACGGGCGCCGGACGCGCCCGCGACGCCCTGGACCCGGCCGCGGTGGAGAAGGTCTTCGGCGACATCGTCCGGGACGCCACAAAAGGCTAG
- a CDS encoding caspase, EACC1-associated type has protein sequence MTIAQSSQSRLPLRSSSAALLIGVSRYDHESLRPLPGVTNNLEGLHEVLTEPGHGGFAPERCAMLPDPGSADDIAEALAALAEDAADTVLIYYAGHGLLDFENKLVLTTTASVPGNPLHKGVRFADIEAIMRSLDLDRVEHRVLILDCCFSGQALPTMAVEEAPMGARVSPDRLAGLAKIDGVFVFTATAATAMALAPEGARYTAFTDALLTVLNEGVDSRNEFLSLGRVYREVDAALDRARLPRPRQASQNHTSWLALTRNRQAGPREQIETAPGTDRPGLALAGVLAGAGGGVTYAVVHSPVVAVVLAVVSFAVAWVTRHLLRDS, from the coding sequence TTGACCATTGCACAGAGTTCACAGTCCCGGCTCCCGCTCCGGTCGTCCTCGGCGGCGCTGCTGATCGGGGTCAGCAGATATGACCACGAGAGCCTGCGCCCGCTGCCCGGGGTGACCAACAACCTGGAAGGCCTGCACGAGGTCCTGACCGAGCCGGGGCACGGCGGGTTCGCGCCCGAGCGCTGTGCGATGCTGCCCGACCCGGGCAGCGCGGATGACATCGCCGAGGCGCTTGCCGCCCTGGCCGAGGACGCCGCGGACACGGTCCTGATCTACTACGCCGGTCACGGGCTGTTGGACTTCGAGAACAAGCTGGTCCTGACGACCACGGCGTCGGTGCCCGGCAACCCGCTGCACAAGGGTGTCCGGTTCGCCGATATCGAGGCCATCATGCGCAGTCTCGACCTGGACCGTGTCGAGCACCGGGTGCTCATCCTCGACTGTTGCTTCTCGGGTCAGGCGCTGCCGACCATGGCGGTCGAGGAGGCTCCGATGGGTGCCCGGGTGTCGCCGGACCGGCTGGCCGGGCTGGCGAAGATCGACGGGGTGTTCGTCTTCACCGCCACGGCGGCGACCGCGATGGCGCTGGCTCCGGAGGGCGCCCGGTACACCGCGTTCACCGATGCGCTGCTGACGGTCCTGAACGAGGGCGTGGACAGCCGGAACGAGTTCCTGAGCCTCGGCCGGGTGTACCGCGAGGTCGACGCCGCTCTGGACAGAGCCCGTCTCCCCCGGCCGCGGCAGGCGAGCCAGAACCATACTTCCTGGCTGGCGCTGACCCGCAACAGACAGGCCGGCCCGCGAGAACAGATCGAGACCGCGCCTGGTACCGACCGGCCGGGCCTCGCCCTGGCCGGCGTGCTGGCCGGCGCCGGCGGCGGCGTCACGTATGCCGTGGTGCACAGTCCGGTGGTCGCCGTGGTGCTGGCCGTGGTCAGCTTCGCGGTGGCCTGGGTGACCCGGCATCTGCTCAGGGACAGCTGA
- the pyk gene encoding pyruvate kinase, with the protein MAVTRRAKIVCTMGPATASPERMLGLVEAGMDVARLNFSHGSHEDHQKVYDLVRAAAKETGRAVAVLADLQGPKIRLGKFANGPHLWNTGDVVTITSDDILGTPDRVSCTYKKLPQEVKVGDRLLIDDGKVAVEVSAVEGNDITCLVTEGGPVSNNKGVSLPNVAVSVPAMSDKDEADLRFALSLGVDLIALSFVRSPDDIKLVHQIMAEEGTTLPVIAKVEKPEAVTHLEAIVLAFDGVMVARGDLGVELPLDQVPLVQKRAVQLCRENAKPVIVATQMLDSMIENSRPTRAEASDVANAVLDGADAVMLSGETSVGKYPVLTVSTMAKIVTTTESGDFGVPVLQHDPRTHSGALTVAASRIARNIGAKALVAFSQTGDTVRRLSRLHCELPLLAFTPVPEVRDQLALSWGVETFLTDFVQHTDDMFRQVDQSMLGLGLAKPGEYVVVVAGSPPNAPGSTNTLRVHQLGSLVDPATVTEAQ; encoded by the coding sequence ATGGCTGTGACACGCCGCGCAAAGATCGTCTGCACCATGGGTCCCGCCACCGCCTCCCCCGAGCGCATGCTCGGACTGGTCGAGGCCGGCATGGATGTCGCCCGGCTGAACTTCAGCCACGGCAGCCACGAGGACCACCAGAAGGTCTACGACCTGGTCCGGGCCGCCGCCAAGGAGACCGGCCGCGCCGTCGCCGTCCTCGCCGACCTCCAGGGCCCGAAGATCCGCCTGGGCAAGTTCGCCAACGGCCCCCACCTGTGGAACACCGGGGACGTCGTCACCATCACCAGCGACGACATCCTGGGCACCCCCGACCGGGTCAGCTGCACCTACAAGAAGCTCCCGCAGGAGGTCAAGGTCGGCGACCGCCTCCTCATCGACGACGGCAAGGTCGCCGTCGAGGTGTCCGCGGTCGAGGGCAACGACATCACCTGCCTCGTCACCGAGGGCGGCCCGGTCAGCAACAACAAGGGCGTGTCCCTGCCGAACGTCGCCGTCAGCGTCCCCGCGATGAGCGACAAGGACGAGGCCGACCTGCGCTTCGCCCTCAGCCTCGGCGTCGACCTGATCGCGCTGTCGTTCGTGCGCTCGCCCGACGACATCAAGCTCGTCCACCAGATCATGGCCGAGGAGGGCACCACCCTCCCCGTCATCGCCAAGGTCGAGAAGCCCGAGGCGGTCACCCACCTCGAGGCCATCGTCCTGGCCTTCGACGGTGTCATGGTCGCCCGCGGTGACCTCGGCGTCGAGCTCCCGCTCGACCAGGTGCCGCTGGTCCAGAAGCGCGCCGTCCAGCTCTGCCGCGAGAACGCCAAGCCGGTCATCGTCGCGACCCAGATGCTCGACTCGATGATCGAGAATTCCCGCCCGACCCGCGCGGAAGCCTCCGACGTCGCCAACGCCGTCCTCGACGGCGCCGACGCGGTCATGCTCTCCGGCGAGACCTCGGTCGGCAAGTACCCGGTCCTCACCGTCAGCACCATGGCGAAGATCGTCACCACGACCGAGAGCGGCGACTTCGGCGTCCCCGTCCTCCAGCACGACCCGCGCACCCACAGCGGCGCCCTGACCGTCGCCGCCAGCCGCATCGCCCGCAACATCGGCGCCAAGGCCCTGGTCGCGTTCTCCCAGACCGGCGACACGGTCCGCCGCCTCTCCCGGCTGCACTGCGAGCTCCCGCTGCTCGCGTTCACGCCGGTCCCCGAGGTCCGCGACCAGCTCGCCCTCTCCTGGGGTGTCGAGACGTTCCTGACGGACTTCGTCCAGCACACCGACGACATGTTCCGTCAGGTCGACCAGAGCATGCTCGGTCTCGGCCTGGCCAAGCCCGGCGAGTACGTCGTCGTCGTGGCCGGCAGCCCGCCGAATGCCCCCGGTTCGACCAACACCCTCCGGGTGCACCAGCTCGGCTCGCTCGTCGACCCGGCCACGGTGACCGAAGCGCAGTGA